The proteins below come from a single Streptomyces tubercidicus genomic window:
- the mnmA gene encoding tRNA 2-thiouridine(34) synthase MnmA — MTDDAPRRLRVLAAMSGGVDSAVAAARAAEAGHDVTGVHLALSENPKSFRTGARGCCTIEDSHDARRAADVIGIPFYVWDLAERFRADVVDDFIAEYEAGRTPNPCLRCNEKIKFAALLDKALALGFDAVCTGHYATVVLREDGTRELHRASDMAKDQSYVLGVLDDRQLAHAMFPLGDTLTTKAEIREEAARRGLFVAKKPDSHDICFIADGDTQGFLAKRLGTAPGDIVDESGNRLGTHEGAYGFTIGQRKGLRIGHPAPDGKPRYVLDISPVDNTVTVGPAASLDVMALTAIRPRWCGRPPTAGPATYTAQLRAHGGETEVTAELIGDAELQVSFTEPVRGVAPGQAIVLYDGSRVVGSATIATTERAARAEA; from the coding sequence ATGACTGATGACGCTCCCCGCCGCCTCCGCGTGCTCGCCGCCATGTCCGGCGGCGTGGACTCCGCCGTTGCCGCCGCTCGCGCCGCCGAGGCCGGCCATGATGTGACCGGCGTGCATCTCGCGCTCTCCGAGAACCCGAAGTCGTTCCGCACCGGCGCCCGCGGCTGCTGCACGATCGAGGATTCGCACGACGCCCGCCGTGCCGCCGACGTCATCGGCATCCCCTTCTACGTCTGGGATCTCGCCGAGCGCTTCCGGGCGGATGTCGTCGACGACTTCATCGCGGAGTACGAGGCCGGGCGCACCCCGAACCCCTGCCTGCGCTGCAACGAGAAGATCAAGTTCGCCGCGCTGCTGGACAAGGCGCTGGCCCTGGGGTTCGACGCCGTCTGCACCGGCCATTACGCCACGGTCGTGCTGCGCGAGGACGGCACCCGCGAACTGCACCGCGCCTCCGATATGGCCAAGGACCAGTCGTACGTCCTCGGTGTCCTGGACGACCGCCAGCTCGCGCACGCCATGTTCCCGCTCGGCGACACCCTCACCACCAAGGCGGAGATCCGTGAAGAGGCCGCCCGCCGCGGTCTGTTCGTCGCCAAGAAGCCGGACAGCCACGACATCTGCTTCATCGCCGACGGCGACACCCAGGGCTTCCTGGCCAAGCGGCTCGGCACGGCGCCGGGCGATATCGTCGACGAGTCCGGCAACCGCCTCGGTACGCACGAGGGCGCGTACGGCTTCACCATCGGCCAGCGCAAGGGCCTGCGCATCGGCCACCCGGCTCCTGACGGCAAGCCGCGCTATGTCCTCGACATCTCCCCGGTCGACAACACCGTCACCGTCGGCCCCGCCGCCTCCCTGGACGTGATGGCGCTGACCGCGATCCGCCCCCGCTGGTGCGGCCGCCCCCCGACGGCCGGTCCCGCGACCTACACGGCCCAGCTCCGTGCCCACGGCGGCGAGACCGAGGTCACCGCCGAGCTGATCGGCGACGCCGAGCTCCAGGTGTCCTTCACCGAGCCCGTCCGCGGAGTGGCCCCCGGCCAGGCGATCGTGCTCTACGACGGCTCCCGCGTGGTCGGCTCGGCCACCATCGCCACCACGGAGCGAGCGGCGCGCGCGGAGGCGTAG
- the gdhA gene encoding NADP-specific glutamate dehydrogenase encodes MSTVQSQVKPGVHSAGPASLYAELVRRNPGEPEFHQAALEVLETLAPVLAARPEFAEAKILERICEPERQIMFRVPWQDDSGAIHVNRGFRVEFNSALGPYKGGLRFHSSVNLGIVKFLGFEQIFKNSLTGLNIGGGKGGSDFDPHGKSDAEVMRFCQSFMMELHRHLGEHTDVPAGDIGVGGREIGYLFGQYRRITNRWEAGVLTGKGLSWGGSKARTEATGYGNVLFTEEMLKQRGEELDGQQVVVSGSGNVAIYTIEKAQALGAHVLTCSDSGGYVVDEKGIDLALLRQIKEVERGRISAYAERRGVSATYVPGGRVWDVACDVALPSATQNELDEDAARILIRNGVKAVSEGANMPTTPEAVTLLKSAGVAFGPGKAANAGGVATSALEMRQNSSREAWAFERTEGELAAIMRGIHHRCYETAERFGRPGDYVAGANIAGFERVAEAMLDQGLI; translated from the coding sequence ATGTCGACTGTTCAATCTCAGGTCAAGCCCGGCGTTCATTCGGCCGGGCCGGCATCCCTGTACGCCGAGCTGGTCCGGCGAAATCCCGGGGAGCCCGAGTTCCATCAGGCGGCACTTGAGGTGCTGGAGACGCTGGCCCCGGTGCTGGCAGCCCGCCCGGAGTTCGCCGAGGCGAAGATCCTGGAGCGGATCTGTGAGCCGGAGCGGCAGATCATGTTCCGGGTCCCCTGGCAGGACGATTCCGGGGCGATTCACGTCAACCGCGGTTTCCGGGTGGAATTCAACAGCGCGCTCGGCCCGTACAAGGGCGGCCTGCGTTTCCACTCGTCCGTGAATCTGGGGATCGTCAAGTTCCTCGGCTTCGAACAAATCTTCAAGAATTCCCTTACCGGCCTCAACATCGGCGGCGGTAAGGGCGGCAGCGATTTCGATCCGCACGGCAAGTCGGACGCCGAAGTCATGCGATTCTGCCAGTCGTTCATGATGGAGCTGCATCGTCATCTCGGCGAGCACACGGATGTACCGGCCGGCGATATCGGCGTCGGCGGCCGGGAGATCGGCTACCTCTTCGGCCAGTACCGGCGGATCACCAATCGCTGGGAGGCCGGTGTGCTCACCGGCAAGGGCCTGTCCTGGGGCGGCTCCAAGGCCCGTACGGAGGCCACCGGTTACGGCAATGTGCTCTTCACCGAGGAAATGCTCAAGCAGCGCGGCGAGGAGCTGGACGGCCAGCAGGTGGTGGTCTCCGGGTCCGGCAATGTCGCCATCTACACCATCGAGAAGGCGCAGGCGCTCGGCGCCCACGTGCTGACCTGCTCGGACTCCGGCGGCTATGTCGTCGACGAGAAGGGCATCGACCTGGCCCTGCTGCGGCAGATCAAGGAGGTCGAGCGCGGCCGGATCAGCGCGTACGCCGAGCGGCGCGGGGTGTCGGCCACCTATGTGCCCGGTGGGCGGGTGTGGGATGTCGCATGCGATGTGGCGCTGCCGTCGGCGACCCAGAACGAGCTGGACGAGGACGCCGCCCGGATCCTGATCCGCAACGGCGTCAAGGCGGTCTCCGAGGGCGCCAACATGCCGACCACACCGGAGGCGGTGACGCTCCTCAAGTCGGCCGGTGTGGCCTTCGGCCCCGGCAAGGCGGCCAACGCGGGCGGGGTGGCGACCAGCGCGCTGGAGATGCGGCAGAACTCCTCCCGTGAGGCATGGGCCTTTGAACGCACCGAGGGCGAACTCGCAGCCATCATGCGCGGCATCCACCACCGCTGCTACGAGACCGCGGAGCGCTTCGGCCGGCCGGGCGACTACGTCGCAGGCGCCAACATCGCCGGCTTCGAGCGGGTCGCGGAGGCGATGCTGGATCAGGGGCTGATCTGA
- a CDS encoding SDR family oxidoreductase: MGTHLITGAGSGIGAAVARRLADRGEDLWLLARNAVRAKELAAQFPGARTLVGDLANPEKLSWAFGQQPLPDRIDSLVHSAGVIELGAIADLPAKAWQRQLAANLVAPAELTRLLLPLVRAAQGQVVFVNSGAGLSARAQWGAYAATKHGLKALADSLRAEEHDNGVRVTSVYPGRTATPMQESTHQQEGKEYDPGRWIDPESVATAILTAIDLPRDAEINDVSVRPGR, encoded by the coding sequence ATGGGTACGCACTTGATCACGGGCGCAGGGTCGGGCATCGGAGCGGCGGTCGCACGGCGGCTCGCGGACCGCGGGGAGGACCTGTGGCTGCTGGCGCGTAACGCGGTCCGGGCGAAGGAGCTCGCCGCGCAGTTTCCCGGCGCCCGTACGCTCGTCGGTGATCTCGCCAACCCCGAGAAGCTGTCCTGGGCCTTCGGACAGCAGCCGCTGCCGGACCGGATCGACTCGCTCGTGCACAGCGCGGGCGTGATCGAGCTGGGTGCGATCGCCGATCTGCCGGCCAAGGCATGGCAGCGGCAGCTCGCCGCCAACCTGGTCGCACCCGCCGAGCTCACCCGCCTGTTGCTGCCGCTGGTACGGGCCGCCCAGGGGCAGGTCGTCTTTGTGAACTCCGGTGCCGGGCTGAGCGCGCGGGCCCAGTGGGGCGCGTACGCGGCGACCAAGCACGGCCTGAAGGCGCTGGCCGACTCGCTGCGGGCGGAGGAGCACGACAACGGCGTCCGGGTGACCTCGGTCTATCCGGGGCGCACGGCCACGCCGATGCAGGAGAGCACCCACCAGCAGGAAGGCAAGGAGTACGACCCGGGCCGCTGGATCGACCCGGAGTCGGTCGCGACGGCCATCCTCACGGCCATCGATCTGCCGCGGGACGCGGAGATCAACGATGTGTCGGTGCGGCCCGGACGCTGA
- a CDS encoding cysteine desulfurase family protein, with product MVYLDHAATTPMLPEAVQAMTAQLTVTGNASSLHADGRRARRTVEEARESLAVSLGGRPSEIVFTAGGTEADNLAVKGLYWARRAADPARTRVLASPVEHHAVLDAVEWLAEHEGARVEWLPVDSYGRVHAEALRSALASNPADVALATVMWANNEIGTIQPVRELAEVAAEFEIPLHADAVQAVGQLEVDFAASGLAAMTVSAHKIGGPYGIGALLLGREYAPVPVLHGGGQERHVRSGTLDTPAIAAFAAAARHAVAHREDFARDIGALRDDLVKAVRAAAPDAVYGGDPDPAGRLPANAHFSFPGCEGDSLLLLLDAQGIACSTGSACTAGVAQPSHVLLATGMSPDLARGTLRFSLGHTSTAEDVAALAEAIGPVVERARSAGLS from the coding sequence ATGGTTTACCTCGACCACGCCGCCACCACCCCGATGCTCCCGGAGGCGGTGCAGGCGATGACCGCCCAGCTGACCGTCACCGGCAATGCGTCCTCGCTGCACGCCGACGGCCGGCGGGCCCGGCGTACCGTCGAGGAGGCGCGCGAATCCCTCGCCGTCTCGCTCGGCGGCCGCCCGAGCGAGATCGTCTTCACCGCGGGCGGCACCGAGGCCGACAACCTCGCGGTCAAGGGCCTGTACTGGGCGCGCCGGGCCGCCGACCCGGCCCGTACCCGCGTCCTCGCCAGCCCCGTCGAGCACCATGCGGTCCTCGACGCCGTGGAGTGGCTCGCCGAGCACGAAGGCGCCCGCGTCGAGTGGCTGCCGGTCGACAGCTACGGCCGGGTGCACGCCGAGGCGCTGCGCTCGGCCCTCGCCAGCAACCCCGCCGATGTCGCGCTGGCCACGGTCATGTGGGCCAACAACGAGATCGGCACCATCCAGCCGGTGCGGGAACTGGCCGAGGTCGCCGCGGAGTTCGAGATTCCGCTGCATGCCGACGCGGTGCAGGCCGTCGGCCAGCTGGAGGTCGACTTCGCCGCCTCAGGGCTCGCCGCGATGACGGTCTCCGCCCACAAGATCGGCGGGCCGTACGGCATCGGCGCGCTGCTGCTGGGCCGCGAGTACGCCCCGGTGCCGGTGCTGCACGGCGGCGGCCAGGAACGGCACGTCCGCTCCGGCACCCTCGACACCCCGGCCATCGCCGCCTTCGCCGCCGCCGCCCGGCACGCCGTCGCCCACCGCGAGGACTTCGCCCGCGACATCGGCGCGCTCCGCGACGACCTGGTCAAGGCCGTCCGCGCCGCCGCCCCGGACGCCGTCTACGGCGGCGACCCGGACCCCGCCGGCCGCCTCCCCGCCAACGCCCACTTCTCCTTCCCCGGCTGCGAGGGCGATTCCCTCCTGCTCCTCCTGGACGCCCAGGGCATCGCCTGCTCCACGGGCTCCGCCTGCACCGCCGGTGTCGCCCAGCCCAGCCATGTCCTGCTGGCGACGGGCATGTCCCCGGACCTCGCCCGTGGCACCCTGCGGTTCTCCCTGGGGCACACCTCCACCGCGGAGGACGTGGCGGCACTGGCCGAGGCCATCGGGCCGGTGGTGGAGCGGGCGAGGAGCGCGGGGCTCAGCTAA
- a CDS encoding TIGR00730 family Rossman fold protein yields the protein MNICVFCSAADLDDRYVTPAREFAELIGRGGHALVWGGSDTGLMKVMADGVQEAGGKLIGVSVEFLAHKAREGADEMVVTKDLAERKAQMLLRADAVVIMVGGTGTLDEATEILELRKHGMHSKPVVLLNTAGFYDGLKQQFQRMEAEGFLPLPLTDLVFFAEDGVGTLAYLEEKAGIQG from the coding sequence ATGAATATCTGTGTTTTCTGCTCCGCCGCCGATCTTGACGACCGCTATGTCACCCCCGCCCGCGAGTTCGCCGAGCTGATCGGCCGGGGCGGACATGCGCTGGTCTGGGGCGGTTCGGATACCGGCCTCATGAAGGTTATGGCCGACGGGGTGCAGGAGGCCGGCGGAAAGCTGATCGGCGTTTCCGTGGAGTTCCTGGCGCACAAGGCGCGCGAGGGCGCCGATGAGATGGTCGTCACCAAGGACCTCGCCGAGCGGAAGGCGCAGATGCTGCTGCGCGCCGATGCCGTCGTCATCATGGTCGGCGGTACGGGGACCCTGGACGAGGCCACCGAGATCCTGGAGCTGCGCAAGCACGGGATGCACAGCAAGCCGGTGGTGCTGCTCAACACCGCGGGCTTCTATGACGGGTTGAAGCAGCAGTTCCAGCGGATGGAGGCGGAGGGCTTCCTGCCGCTTCCCCTCACCGACCTGGTCTTCTTCGCGGAGGACGGCGTCGGCACGCTCGCCTACCTGGAGGAGAAGGCAGGCATCCAGGGCTGA
- a CDS encoding N-acetylmuramoyl-L-alanine amidase — protein MGKRDGEKADGQEATAGITRRRALWIGGGGAVAAGAAAFAGRDALAHWWWRLPGNAKPRTAGAVDHRGAQWIAASPENYRRADRPADYVIDRVVIHVVQGSYATALDVFRDPDHEAGAHYVVRKDGHVAQMIRELDVAFHAGNRGYNERSVGIEHEGFVDRPESFTDAMYASSARLTAEICRRYGFPADREHVVGHVEVPGTDHTDPGPHWNWDRYLRLVRAELRKPPVRARESPPVGKG, from the coding sequence ATGGGGAAGAGGGACGGGGAGAAGGCCGACGGCCAGGAGGCCACGGCCGGGATCACGCGGCGCCGGGCGCTGTGGATCGGGGGCGGCGGGGCGGTGGCCGCCGGGGCCGCGGCTTTCGCGGGGCGCGATGCGCTGGCGCACTGGTGGTGGCGGCTGCCGGGCAATGCGAAGCCGCGCACGGCCGGTGCGGTCGACCACCGGGGCGCGCAGTGGATAGCGGCGTCCCCGGAGAACTACCGGCGGGCGGACCGGCCCGCGGATTACGTGATCGACCGGGTGGTCATCCATGTCGTCCAGGGCAGCTATGCGACCGCGCTGGATGTCTTCCGGGACCCGGATCACGAGGCCGGCGCGCACTACGTCGTCCGCAAGGACGGGCATGTCGCCCAGATGATCCGCGAACTGGACGTGGCGTTCCATGCGGGCAACCGCGGCTACAACGAGCGGAGCGTGGGGATCGAGCACGAGGGCTTCGTGGACCGGCCGGAGTCGTTCACGGATGCGATGTACGCGTCGTCGGCGCGGCTGACGGCAGAGATCTGCCGGCGGTACGGCTTCCCGGCCGACCGGGAGCACGTCGTGGGGCATGTGGAGGTGCCCGGGACGGATCACACCGATCCGGGGCCGCACTGGAACTGGGACCGCTATCTGCGCCTCGTACGGGCCGAGCTGCGCAAGCCCCCCGTACGGGCGCGGGAAAGCCCGCCTGTGGGGAAGGGCTGA
- a CDS encoding VC0807 family protein, which produces MGAEGERGDSALKSFVPLIVDAGIPVASYYLLSDGFGFSTVAALGWSSVVPALRTVWSLVSSRSVNGLALLILIVNAVGLGLSAVAGDPRLMMAKDSAVSSVVGIVILLSVRANRPLMTTGLKPWVTKGSAAGNAAWDRLMAGSERFRRAERRFSAIWGTALLTECVVKVIGAYTVPVHTMVWLGTVLTVVAILAAIVIAGGSCADPMEKMVRAEVEAEAETVAGRTADPGGAEARSGAPAAAAAGAAN; this is translated from the coding sequence GTGGGGGCCGAGGGGGAGCGCGGCGATTCGGCGCTGAAGAGCTTTGTGCCGCTGATCGTGGACGCCGGGATTCCGGTGGCCTCGTACTACCTCCTCAGCGACGGCTTCGGGTTCAGCACGGTGGCCGCGCTGGGCTGGAGCAGCGTGGTACCGGCGCTGCGGACGGTGTGGAGCCTGGTCAGCAGCCGCAGCGTGAACGGCCTCGCCCTGCTGATCCTGATCGTCAATGCGGTGGGCCTGGGGCTGAGCGCGGTGGCCGGTGATCCACGGCTGATGATGGCCAAGGACAGCGCTGTGAGCAGCGTGGTCGGAATCGTGATCCTGCTCTCCGTGCGGGCGAACCGGCCACTGATGACCACGGGACTCAAGCCGTGGGTCACCAAAGGGAGCGCGGCCGGCAACGCCGCCTGGGACCGGCTGATGGCCGGCTCGGAGCGGTTCCGACGGGCCGAGCGGCGGTTCTCGGCGATATGGGGGACGGCGCTGCTGACCGAGTGCGTGGTCAAGGTCATCGGTGCCTACACCGTGCCGGTGCACACCATGGTCTGGCTGGGCACGGTGCTGACGGTGGTGGCCATCCTGGCGGCGATCGTCATAGCCGGGGGCAGCTGCGCCGACCCGATGGAGAAGATGGTCCGAGCCGAGGTCGAGGCGGAGGCGGAGACCGTGGCCGGGCGCACCGCTGACCCGGGCGGGGCGGAGGCGCGGAGCGGCGCGCCCGCTGCGGCGGCGGCCGGGGCGGCGAACTAG